One Nocardiopsis gilva YIM 90087 genomic window, CTATTGGTCGGCCGATTCCGGGCGTGTCTGTGCGCATCCTCGACGACGCACTACGACCGGTCGCGATCGGCGAGATCGGCGAGTTGTACCTCAGTGGCGCCGGATTGGCGCGTGGTTACCTCAACCGCCCTGATTTGACCGCGCAGTTGTTCGTGGCCAACCCGTTCGCCACCGACGGCGAACGGATGTACCGCACGGGCGACCTGGCCTCCATGCGGGCCGACGGCGACATCCTGTTCCACGGCCGGATCGACGACCAGGTCAAACTCCGCGGATTCCGCATCGAACTGGGCGAGGTGGAGTCCGTGCTCAGCCAACATTCGGACGTGGCGCAGGCGGTGGCCGTACTGCGGGACGGCGCGGCCGGCGGGCCGCAGCTGCTGGCCTACGTGGTGCCGACGCCCGGTGCCACCCCCGCGGCGGGCGAACTGCGTGAGCACGCGAGCCGCTTCCTGCCCGAGTACATGGTGCCGTCGACGTACGCAACCATCGACGCCCTTCCCCTGACTCTCAGCGGAAAGACGGACCGAACCGCGCTGCCGGATCCGGAGAGGACCGCCCGGCCCGCCGGTCAGGAACCGCGCACTCCGGCCGAGAAGATTCTGTGCGATATCTTCCGAGACCTTTTCGATCTTTCCGAGGTCTACGTGTGCAGCAACTTTTTCGAACTGGGCGGGAACAGCATCCTGGCTGTCGACTTGATTCAGCGAGCGCAGGAAGCCGGCTTGACGCTCACGCCGAGGACCGTGGTCGGCAACCCGACCATCGAGAAGCTGGCCGCGATAGCGACTCCCGGGGAGTGAGAGATGAGCACCCGTCCCACGGTTTCCCCCAACGAACTCGAGCAGATCGACCTAGCCTCGCCAATTCTCCACGCCGAGTACGAGCTCGATGAGGTCTTCCGCTACCTGCGGGCCAATCGGCCGATGTACTGGCAGGAGCCACGGGGTGAGCAGCCCGGCTTCTGGGTGATCAGCCGGTATGCCGATGTGAACGAGGTGTACAAGGACAAGGCGCATTTCACCACGGAGAACGGTAACGCGCTGGCCACCTTGCTGACCGGCGGTGACTCGGCCTCGGGCGCCATGCTCGCGGTCACCGACGGCGTGCGCCACCACCAGCTGCGCAACGTGTTGTCCAAGGGCTTCTCGCCGCGGATGCTCGACCTGATCACCAACTCGCTGCGGGCAACCGTCGACGAGCTGCTGCTGGCAGCGCTGGAGCGAGGCGAATGCGATGCCGCGCAGGACATCTCGGCGAACGTGCCGCTGGGAGCCATCTGCGACCTGCTGGAAATTCCCCAGAGCGACCGGAAATACCTGCTCGGCCTGACCGCGCACGCGTGGAGCACGGACCACGCGGACGAGCCTCCCGAGGAGGGCTGGGTCGCCAAGAACGAGATCCTTCTGTATTTCAGCAAGCTGCTCAAGGAGCGGCGTGCCGGTGACCGGGACGACATGGTCAGCCTGCTGGCGAATTGCCGGATCGACGGCGATCCGCTCAATCCGGCCGAGCAGATGGCCAACTGCTACGGGCTGATGATCGGCGGCGACGAGACCGGCAGGCACGCCATCACCGGCACGATCCTCGCGTTGATCGAGAATCCCGACCAGTGGCGCGCCCTGAAGAATGGCGATGTCGATCTGAAGACGGCGACCGAGGAGGCACTGCGCTGGACCGTGCCGTCGCTGCACGGCGGTCGGAAGGCGACCGGAGATGTCGTGATCAACGGCCAGCAGATCAAGGCCGGTGATGTGGTCAGCGTGTGGATCTCCTCGGCCAACCGGGATGAGACCGTCTTCGACGCACCAGACGAGTTCAGGCTCGCCCGTACCCCGAACAAGCACTTCACCTTCGCCTACGGTTCGCATTACTGCCTGGGCCACCACCTCGGCCGGATGGAGGTCTACGCCGTACTCGACGGGCTGCGCCGGCTGGTGGGCGACCTGGAGCAGATCGGCGAAGAGCGGTGGATCTACTCCAGCATCCTGCACGGGATGAGCTCACTGCCGATCAGGCTCAGGTCTGAAGGCTGAGGCGGACGCTCACATGACGAGCACTGCCGACACGGCCGCCGCATCCGCAGTGGCTCACCAGCCGGTCGCCATGGTCACGGGCGCCGGCCGGGGCATCGGCGCGGCCACGGCCGAGCGCCTTGCCTCGGAGGGCATGGCGGTGATCGTGGTGGACCGCGCCGAAGAGGACACCACCGCCACGGTCTCGGCCATCCGCGCGGCCGGCGGACGGGCCAGCGGGCGCGGCTGTGACGTCGCCGAAGCTCACGCGGTGACGGCCACGGTCGCCTCGGTCATCGAGGAGTTCGGCCACCTCGACGTACTGGTGAACAGCGCGGGGGTCAACGAGGACCGGCTGCTGCTCACCATGGGCGACCGGGAGTGGGACACGGTCCTGGACGTCAACCTCGGCGGCACCATGCGATGTTCGTTCGCGGTTGGCAGGCACATGCGCTGGCAGGGGCACGGCCGGATCATCAACTTCAGTTCCGTGGCCGCGCGCGGCAATGCTGGCCAGACCAACTACGCGACCGCGAAGGGCGCGATCGCCGGGTTCACCCGCACGCTCGCGGCCGAACTGGGTCCTCACGGCGTGACAGTCAACGCGATAGCACCGGGCTTCGTGGCCACGCCGATGGTGGACGAGCTGACCGAACGGCTCGGCGTGGACCGGGAAACGTTCCTGCAGGAGGCGGCGATGTCCTCGGCCGTGGGCCGGATCGGGACGCCCGAAGAAGTCGCCGCGACGGTGGCCTTTCTCACCCACCCGGAATCGGGCTACCTCACAGGGGAGACCATCCACGTCGAAGGCGGTCGGCGATGACAGGAGTCGCGGTCGTGGCCGGCGGCAGCGGGCGAACGGGCCTGGCGGTCGCGCTCAGGCTGGCGGCGGGCGGCCATGATGTCGCCCTGCTGGACACCGAGTTCAGGGCGGCCGACAAAACCGTCCGACGGATCGAGGAGACCGGTAGGCGGTGCCTCACGGTCCAGGCCGAGTTGGCCGACGCCGGGTCGGTCGACACCGCTTTCGGCCAGGTGCGTACCGCGCTGGGGGGCCCGGCCGTGCTGGTCACCTGCGTCGGACTGGGACCGCCGCTCCCGGACGGGCTGCCCGAGGACGAACTCGCGGACGAACAGCGCTATGCCGCGGTACGACGGGCGCTGCGCCGGGCGTTCGTATGTTGCCAGGCTGGCGCCGGTCAGCTGCTGCACCAGCGGTCGGGACGGGTCATCATCGTCACCGAGCCGGTCGAAGGCGGCGAGAACGCCTGGCTCACCCTCCAACCTGTGCTGGGCGGGCTGATCGGGTTCACCCGGTCCGCGGCGTTGGAGCTGGCCAGGTCCGGCATCACCGTGAACCTCATCGCGCCGACCGACTGCGCGGCCGACAGCCGGGCCCCGGCGCACCAACCGGCACCCAAGGACGGCGCGAGCTCCTACGCGGAGGGGGTCGCGCACGTGACGGAGTTCCTCGTCGACGATCAAGCTGTCGGAATCACCGGGCAGGAGATCTACGTCGCCGCTCCCGAAGCGGGAGTACCTCTACTCCACGAAAGGTAGTCACTGGTGGCGAACAAGGACCACGGATCGGAGCATTACGTCAGCCGCATCCTCGACGAGGCGACCCGGGACGGGGCGCGACCGGTCATCCGGTGGCGGGACACGGTGATCACCGGCACGGAGCTCCACCGATCGGTGCTGCGGGTCGCGACGGCACTGCGCGCGGCAGGTGTGGCACGCGACCACGCGGTGGCCATCCTGACCCAGGTGAACAGTCCGTGGATGCTGATGGTCCGCCATGCCGCCCACCTGCTGGGCGCATCGGTCGTGTACATCACCGGCGCCAACCACGGCACCATCACGCACGACCTGCCGGTGACCACCCGGGTCCGGATGCTGCGTGAAGCAGGCGCATCAGTGCTGGTGTTCGACGGGGTCCACGCCGAGCTCGCCGAGACCATCCAGGAAATGACGCCGGACAAGCTGGTGCTGTGCGGCCTCGGTCATCCGGCGTCCGGCACGGTGACCGTCGACGGCCGGCCGGTCGAGGACCTGTCGGTTGAGTTCGCGCCGCAGGCACCCGAGCTGGCAATGGTGCTCTACACCAGCGGTACCACCGGTCAGCCCAAGGGCGTTTGCAGAATGTTCGGGTCGTGGAACGCGTCGGTCCTCGGCGCGGCCATGCGTCCCCGGTCGCACTTCCTGGCCATGACTGCGGTGAGCCACACGGTCGCGATGATCGTCGACGCGGCGCTGGCCGCCGGCGGGAGCGTGCTGCTGTGTGAGAAGTTCGATCCCGCCGACTTCCTGCGAGATGTCGCGACGCACCGGATCACCGAGACGTTCATGGGCGTGGCGCAGCTCTACGCGATCCTCACCCACCCCGATGTCCGCACCGCGGATCTGTCCTCGTTGCGTCACCTGTTGTACCTGGGTTGCCCGGCGTCGCCGGAACGTCTTAAGGAGGCGGCGACGGTGTTGCCTGGGGTGCTGGCCCAGTCGTACGGCTCCTCCGAGGCCGGTCGGATCACCATGCTCCGCGCGGCCGACCACGACGATCCTGAACTGCTGGCCACCGTGGGCCAGGCGATGCCCGGGGTCACCCTCGCCATCCGCGACCCGGAAACAGGACGGGACCTGCCGGTCAACGAGATCGGTGAGGTGGTGGTGCGTAGCCCGGAGGCCATGGGCGGCTATGTCGCCGATCCTGAGCACACCGCGCGGGTGATCCGGGACGGCTGGCTGCACACCGGCGACCTCGGCTCCGTCGACGAACGCGGGTACGTGCGGCTGTTCGGCCGGATGCACGAGATGGTCAAAGTGCAGGACACGCGCGTCAGTCCGAGCGAGGTGGAGAAGGTGCTCGTCGGCCGCACCGGAGTGGTGGACGCGTGCGTGTACGGCCACCGTCGGCCGGACCTGATCGAGGAATTGCACGCCGCCGTCGTGCTCAGCGCCGACGGCGCCCCGAGCTTAGCCGCTCTGCGTGACCACGTCGCGCGGGCCATGACCCCGACGCACGCTCCGACCCGGTTCGTGCGCTGGCGGGAGTTCCCGATCAGCAGGACCGGGAAGGTGGATCGGCTGCGGATCCGTGAGGCCAGCGCCGAGGCCCACGACGAGAGCCCGGACGTGTTGGTGGACAGGTGAGGCGAGTCATCCGATGAGAGTGCTGTTCACGACCCTGCCCGGGGTCGGCCACCTGTATCCCATGGTGCCGCTCGCCTGGGCGCTGCAGGCGGCCGGGCACACCGTGCTGGTCGCCGCCGACCGCGAGTTCGTCCCGGTGGTGAACGGAGCCGGACTGCCAGCCGCGGCCGTGCTGGACCCGATCGACCCGGTCGAGGTGTTCAAACCGCCCAGCCCGTCTGCCCCCTCCGGCCCGTCCGGCGGCCCGGTGTCCGCGGCTGAGCACACCGGCCTTCGGTGCGGCGAGATCGGTGCCCGAGCACTGCCCGCCATCCGTGCACTGGTCGACGCGTGGCGCCCGGACCTGGTGGTCGCCGAACCCATGGAGCTGGCCGGGCCTACCGCGGCGACGATCGCCGACGTGCCCTGGGTGCGGCAGTCCTGGGGCCTGAGCCCGCCGGAACTCCTGCTGAGCGCCGCGACCTCGGTCCTGGACGCCGAGCTGGCAGTACTCGGGCTGCCTCCGCTGGGGAAACCGGACCGGACGATCGACGTATGTCCCGGCAGCCTCCAGCCTTCGCACACGGTGGCGACCACGCCGATGCGGTATGTGCCCTACAACGGCCCGGCCAACGTTCCCGACTGGCTACTGGCCGGGCCGTCGGCCCGGCCCCGGATATGCCTGACCTTGGGCACGTCCCTGCCCCGGCGCCATCAGCACGTCGCACCGCTGTGGCGGCTGCTGTTGGATGAACTGGTGGCCCTGGGCCAAGAGGTGGTCATCGCCATCGACGAGAGCCACCGGCCGCTGCTGGGTCACTTGCCCGACGGCGTGCGTGCCGCGCGGATCCCACTGTGCCACCTGCTGCCGACCTGCACCGCGATCGTGCACCACGGTGGTTCCGGGAGCACCATGGCGGCGGCGTCGTTCGGCGTGCCGCAACTGGTCGTCCCGCATTTCGCCGACCATTTCAGCAATGCGGAGCGGCTCACCGCCGTCGGCGCGGGCACGAGCCTGCCGCACGACACCGATGACCTGGCGCGGATCAAAGCGGCCTGCGTGCTGATCACCGGAGACGGCCCGCACCGCGCGATCTCACGCCGACTCGCCGACGAGAACGCGAGCCGACCGGACCCGACCGAGGTGGTCGAGGACCTGGCGGCACTGGTCCTCGAGCACGGGCAGGACAGCAGGCAGGATCTCCACTCGACCAACGATTTGGATTGTGCCGGCACGGACGGATATGCCGATAAATGATCATCGCGTGAAAACTCGTTCTTTGCCGGTTACATGCCATGGCAATTGTGCAATGCTGGCAAAGGGGTCTGGCAAAGGTCTTGAAACTATTTCCGCGGCACCACAATCGACTGGGGAACCACGCGAGATGGTCAGGGGGGACACACCGCACTCGAGCAGGCTGGCGGGTGCGGTGACGTCTGCCACCGCAACACTGGTGAGCCTCGGGTGGACTCGCTCACACTCGCGCTGCTGCTCGAAAAGGTGGGCGCCGTGCTCGCAGATTGGAACGACATGCTAATTCTTGGCCTGAACGGGAATGTGTCCGCAGCGGGCGCCGATGTGGTGCCGAACCTCAACGAGCTCTACATGCACGACGCTGCCGCCACACTGGTCCGCGACGGAGTTCTCGTTGCGGCGGTGGAGGAGGAGCGGCTCAACCGGATCAAGAAGACGACGAAGTTTCCCGGAAACGCGATTCGGGAATGCCTCACCATCGCGGGTGCGACTCCGGCGGATGTCGACGCGATTGGCTACTACTTCCCGGAGGACTTCTTCGACGACATATTCCAGCAGCTTTACACCGACCACCCGAGAGTGCCGACGCGGTATTCGCGCGAAATGATCGTGGAGCGTCTTCGCCTCGACCTCGGCTGGGAGGCTCCGTCGGAGATCCTCCACTACGTGCCGCACCACCTGGCGCACGCGATGTCGACGTACTACCGGTCGGGCATGAGCGAGGCACTGGTCGTCGTCATGGACGGGGCGGGTGAGCGGAGCTGCACCACGATCTACCGGTCGAACGGGGCCGAGCTGCTCGAGATCGCGTCGTACCCGGTGTCGAAGTCGCTCGGCATGTTCTACCTGTACGGGACCCGTCACCTCGGCTACGGCTTCGGCGACGAGTACAAGGTGATGGGCCTCGCCCCGTACGGCGACCCGTCCACCTATCGTGAGGTCTTCTCGAGGCTGTACTCGCTCGGTC contains:
- a CDS encoding cytochrome P450, translated to MSTRPTVSPNELEQIDLASPILHAEYELDEVFRYLRANRPMYWQEPRGEQPGFWVISRYADVNEVYKDKAHFTTENGNALATLLTGGDSASGAMLAVTDGVRHHQLRNVLSKGFSPRMLDLITNSLRATVDELLLAALERGECDAAQDISANVPLGAICDLLEIPQSDRKYLLGLTAHAWSTDHADEPPEEGWVAKNEILLYFSKLLKERRAGDRDDMVSLLANCRIDGDPLNPAEQMANCYGLMIGGDETGRHAITGTILALIENPDQWRALKNGDVDLKTATEEALRWTVPSLHGGRKATGDVVINGQQIKAGDVVSVWISSANRDETVFDAPDEFRLARTPNKHFTFAYGSHYCLGHHLGRMEVYAVLDGLRRLVGDLEQIGEERWIYSSILHGMSSLPIRLRSEG
- the fabG gene encoding 3-oxoacyl-ACP reductase FabG, giving the protein MTSTADTAAASAVAHQPVAMVTGAGRGIGAATAERLASEGMAVIVVDRAEEDTTATVSAIRAAGGRASGRGCDVAEAHAVTATVASVIEEFGHLDVLVNSAGVNEDRLLLTMGDREWDTVLDVNLGGTMRCSFAVGRHMRWQGHGRIINFSSVAARGNAGQTNYATAKGAIAGFTRTLAAELGPHGVTVNAIAPGFVATPMVDELTERLGVDRETFLQEAAMSSAVGRIGTPEEVAATVAFLTHPESGYLTGETIHVEGGRR
- a CDS encoding SDR family NAD(P)-dependent oxidoreductase, producing the protein MTGVAVVAGGSGRTGLAVALRLAAGGHDVALLDTEFRAADKTVRRIEETGRRCLTVQAELADAGSVDTAFGQVRTALGGPAVLVTCVGLGPPLPDGLPEDELADEQRYAAVRRALRRAFVCCQAGAGQLLHQRSGRVIIVTEPVEGGENAWLTLQPVLGGLIGFTRSAALELARSGITVNLIAPTDCAADSRAPAHQPAPKDGASSYAEGVAHVTEFLVDDQAVGITGQEIYVAAPEAGVPLLHER
- a CDS encoding class I adenylate-forming enzyme family protein; translated protein: MANKDHGSEHYVSRILDEATRDGARPVIRWRDTVITGTELHRSVLRVATALRAAGVARDHAVAILTQVNSPWMLMVRHAAHLLGASVVYITGANHGTITHDLPVTTRVRMLREAGASVLVFDGVHAELAETIQEMTPDKLVLCGLGHPASGTVTVDGRPVEDLSVEFAPQAPELAMVLYTSGTTGQPKGVCRMFGSWNASVLGAAMRPRSHFLAMTAVSHTVAMIVDAALAAGGSVLLCEKFDPADFLRDVATHRITETFMGVAQLYAILTHPDVRTADLSSLRHLLYLGCPASPERLKEAATVLPGVLAQSYGSSEAGRITMLRAADHDDPELLATVGQAMPGVTLAIRDPETGRDLPVNEIGEVVVRSPEAMGGYVADPEHTARVIRDGWLHTGDLGSVDERGYVRLFGRMHEMVKVQDTRVSPSEVEKVLVGRTGVVDACVYGHRRPDLIEELHAAVVLSADGAPSLAALRDHVARAMTPTHAPTRFVRWREFPISRTGKVDRLRIREASAEAHDESPDVLVDR
- a CDS encoding nucleotide disphospho-sugar-binding domain-containing protein — translated: MRVLFTTLPGVGHLYPMVPLAWALQAAGHTVLVAADREFVPVVNGAGLPAAAVLDPIDPVEVFKPPSPSAPSGPSGGPVSAAEHTGLRCGEIGARALPAIRALVDAWRPDLVVAEPMELAGPTAATIADVPWVRQSWGLSPPELLLSAATSVLDAELAVLGLPPLGKPDRTIDVCPGSLQPSHTVATTPMRYVPYNGPANVPDWLLAGPSARPRICLTLGTSLPRRHQHVAPLWRLLLDELVALGQEVVIAIDESHRPLLGHLPDGVRAARIPLCHLLPTCTAIVHHGGSGSTMAAASFGVPQLVVPHFADHFSNAERLTAVGAGTSLPHDTDDLARIKAACVLITGDGPHRAISRRLADENASRPDPTEVVEDLAALVLEHGQDSRQDLHSTNDLDCAGTDGYADK